In bacterium, a single window of DNA contains:
- the dacB gene encoding D-alanyl-D-alanine carboxypeptidase/D-alanyl-D-alanine-endopeptidase has product MTLRLNKIILSALAIILGGALLFSTGEAAKAKKTKASKTAKRRQSVVYMPKPTGDIQDDLDKLFDQKLPRLGRWGIAVMDLESGDIIYQHNSQSKFIPASNAKLFTTAAALEQLGPNYSYQTEIFALGEIDSFGVLHGDLIIKGSGDPTISELALLEEWADSLKSQGITAVDGDIIGDEGNFIPEKIVSMVPRATNKMVKSKKRMAWQISGLSYRDNLVAVTISGGQLGKPLRVSTDPPMTIKIKNLSRTIKGSSSTATRKVKDKSGKMVTKSRKVYNVGKAYASFDGEALKITGTLAQGSSKRFLFTAKDPQGHFARVFAAVLQDKGVTVSGQGLALTDKPIALKQQAELIYANYSPPLSEIIKIINKNSHNLYAEALLNTIGSEMGGEGSRQQGSLSERVITAQMGLGTIDLYDGCGLSRLNTVSPQQVVSLLKFMSNQPYWEDFYNSLAIGGIDGTLTSRLSGPKVSGRVYAKTGSIGGVSALSGYLTAKNGKMFAFSIMVNNIYRAKLARRIEDYICQMLVEYLG; this is encoded by the coding sequence TTGACGCTTCGCCTGAATAAAATAATACTGTCAGCCTTGGCCATTATTTTGGGCGGGGCGTTGCTTTTTTCCACCGGAGAGGCGGCCAAAGCAAAAAAAACCAAGGCTTCCAAAACAGCCAAACGGCGGCAGTCGGTGGTTTATATGCCCAAGCCCACCGGAGACATTCAGGATGACCTGGATAAGCTGTTTGACCAGAAGCTGCCCCGGCTGGGCCGGTGGGGCATCGCGGTGATGGACCTGGAAAGCGGCGACATCATTTACCAGCACAATTCCCAAAGCAAGTTCATCCCGGCCTCAAATGCCAAGCTTTTCACCACGGCGGCGGCGCTGGAACAGCTGGGCCCCAACTATTCCTACCAGACCGAGATCTTCGCTCTGGGCGAGATAGATTCCTTTGGGGTGCTGCACGGGGACCTGATCATCAAAGGCTCGGGAGACCCCACCATCAGCGAACTGGCTTTGCTGGAGGAGTGGGCCGACAGCCTGAAATCGCAGGGGATCACGGCGGTGGACGGGGATATTATCGGCGACGAGGGGAATTTTATACCCGAGAAGATAGTTTCCATGGTGCCCCGGGCCACCAACAAGATGGTGAAGTCAAAAAAACGGATGGCCTGGCAGATCTCCGGGCTTTCCTACCGCGACAATCTGGTGGCGGTCACAATTTCCGGGGGGCAGCTGGGCAAGCCGTTAAGGGTCTCCACCGACCCCCCCATGACCATCAAGATAAAAAACCTCAGCCGCACCATCAAGGGGAGCAGCAGCACCGCCACCCGCAAGGTCAAGGACAAGAGCGGCAAAATGGTCACCAAGTCCCGCAAGGTCTACAATGTGGGCAAGGCCTATGCCAGCTTCGACGGCGAGGCGCTGAAGATAACCGGGACCCTGGCCCAGGGTTCCAGCAAAAGATTTTTGTTCACGGCCAAGGATCCCCAGGGCCATTTTGCCAGGGTGTTTGCTGCGGTGCTGCAGGACAAGGGCGTCACGGTCTCGGGCCAGGGTCTGGCCCTGACCGACAAGCCCATAGCCTTGAAACAGCAGGCCGAACTGATCTACGCCAATTATTCCCCCCCGCTTTCCGAGATCATCAAGATCATCAATAAGAACAGCCACAATCTTTATGCCGAGGCCCTTCTCAACACCATAGGCTCCGAGATGGGGGGCGAAGGCAGCCGCCAGCAGGGTTCGCTCTCCGAGCGGGTGATCACCGCGCAGATGGGACTGGGAACCATCGATCTTTACGACGGCTGCGGCCTTTCCCGGCTGAATACGGTCTCCCCCCAGCAGGTGGTGAGTTTGCTGAAGTTCATGTCAAATCAGCCTTACTGGGAGGATTTTTATAATTCCCTGGCCATCGGAGGAATAGACGGAACCCTGACCAGCCGGCTTTCCGGGCCCAAGGTCTCGGGCCGGGTCTACGCCAAGACAGGATCGATCGGCGGGGTTTCGGCCCTGTCCGGTTACCTGACCGCCAAGAACGGAAAGATGTTCGCCTTCTCCATCATGGTCAATAATATCTACCGGGCCAAGCTGGCCCG
- a CDS encoding HNH endonuclease, producing MLNQNYEPLSVCNARRALLMLYRQKAEIVEQSEHLVRSLHQRFTVPSVVRLNCYIKRPRQNVRLSKQNIVRRDNRTCQYCGTTQGAMTADHVIPKSQGGEDSWENLVCACVSCNNKKGDRSLVQVKMNLLRRPKNPHYITFIQYHLGLPDQRWRPYLFLGNNR from the coding sequence GTGCTGAATCAGAACTATGAACCGCTATCGGTCTGTAATGCCCGCCGGGCCCTTCTGATGCTGTACCGCCAGAAAGCAGAAATAGTAGAGCAAAGCGAGCACCTGGTGCGCAGCCTGCATCAGAGATTCACAGTGCCCAGCGTGGTCCGGCTTAACTGTTACATTAAGCGGCCCCGCCAGAACGTCCGTCTGAGCAAACAGAACATCGTCCGCCGCGATAACCGCACCTGCCAGTATTGCGGCACCACCCAGGGCGCAATGACCGCCGATCACGTCATCCCCAAAAGCCAGGGCGGGGAGGACAGCTGGGAGAACCTGGTCTGCGCCTGCGTGTCCTGTAACAACAAAAAGGGCGATCGCAGTTTGGTTCAGGTTAAAATGAACCTGCTGCGCCGGCCTAAAAATCCGCATTACATAACCTTCATCCAATATCATCTGGGGCTGCCGGACCAGCGGTGGCGGCCCTACCTGTTCTTGGGCAACAACCGGTAA